The Pseudomonas oryzicola genomic sequence GGATGGGTCGCTTAGTAGCGGCCTCTCGGAGTAGCGCAGGGGACCGGCTCGCCAGCGGCCAGCGGCAGGAAGCTATCGCTGGCGGCGTCATAGGCTTCGATCTTGCTGGTCTCGATGTCGTAGACCCAGCCATGGATGAACAGCTCACCCGCTGCCAGGCGCGAAGCCACCGAAGGGTGGGTGCGCAGGTGATGCAACTGGGCGATGACGTTTTCCTTGGTCAGCACTTGCATCGTTTCGTGCTCGCTACCGCACGAGCAATTGTTCTCGACCACGGTGCGGGCCACCTCGGCGTGACGCAGCCAGGCGGAAACGGTCGGCATCTTGGTCAGCGATTGCGGGTTGAGTACCGCGCGCATGGCGCCGCAGTCGGAGTGGCCACAGACGATGATGTGGTGCACTTTCAACGCCAGCACCGCGTATTCGATAGCGCTGGAAACGCCGCCGTTCATCTGGCCATAAGGTGGTACCACGTTACCGACGTTACGGGTTACGAACAGGTCGCCCGGCGAGCTCTGGGTGATCAGCTCGGGAACGATGCGCGAGTCGGCGCAGGTGATGAACATGGCACGCGGGGTTTGCGCAGTGGCGAGCTTCTTGAACAGCTCTTGCTGCTCGGGGAAAACGTCATGGTGAAAACGCAGGAAGCCGTCGACGATGTGCTTAAGGGCGGCATCGGCGCTCTCCGCGGGGACCTGCGGAACAACCTTGGATGGGTCCTTGATGGGCATGATTCATCCTCTTGACGGTGTGTAGGTAAATCCATTTTACCGGTGAAAGATTTTGGCTATGCAGAGTTTTAGATGACGCGCATGGGCCATAGATCACAGTCGGTGGAGACTGATTTCCTACGCTAGCGGGGAAAACTTAACTGAAACTTAATTCGGAGGCTCTAGAACGGGTGTTCCAGATGAGGAAGGCGGGAACTGGATAATAGCAAAGAAACATCAATTGCAAAGTACCATTACTGGAATTATTCGTTCCAATGAGTGACATTGAGGTTAGCGTACCCCCGGCGCTTACCGAGGCGAGCTATTCCACACCAGCCAGGGCCTGATCACCTCGTCCAGCTGAACCTGCGGTACGGCGCCAAAATAGCGACCATCGAACGACAATCGGCTGTAATCGGAGAGCATCAGCACCTCACCCTCGGCCAGGCGGAAATGCACCGATGCCGGGTGCGGCATGCTGCGGCCGCTGGGGTCCGTGGACAACGGCTCGCTGCGGGCCTGCAGCTGACCATTGACACTGACGCCCTCGGCGGCGATCAGCACCTCGTCACCCGGAACCGCTACCAGGCGCTTGATCATGCGCATATACCCCCCTGGACACGGCCCGCTGCTCAGGTAGCCGCGGGCGTGCGCCAGGTCAAACACCGCCCGCCGGGGCGGGCAGAACATGACCAGGTCGCCTTTTTCCGGCGTCTTGTCGACTACCCAGTAGATGCCAGGCGGGAAGCTGCTGGTGATGTTGATCCGGGCGCCGCCATTCAACACGAGCGGCAACAGCAGCAAGCCCAGGATAGCCAGCAGCGCGGCCACGCTCAACGGTCGCCTCATGCCGGTGTCGCCGAGCCACGTATGTCAATGGTGCGGTCGCTTTCACGCGGCGCAGGCACCTTGGCGCGGGCGAGGAAGATCGGGTCCTGGAAGTACAGGGGCTGCTTGCCGTAGAACGCCGGGTAACCGGCGCAGTACACCACCATGTCGCCGGCTTCTTCGATGTTGCCCTGGCTGTCCTTGCGCGGGCCGGGCATGCGCAGGGCCTCGTCAGTGGTCAGCAGCGGCCGCTGCACTTCCTGGATGGTGCGCGACACCTGGCCGAGCAGCGCGCTGGAGCGGCGCCCACTGGTAGTGATCTGCTCCTTGACGATGGTGGTCTGCCCGGTGAGCTTGGACAGGTGCTCTGCGGTTTCCACGCGGTTCGGCGGATAAGCGTTCTGAATATGGCAGTTGGAAGTGATGCTCTCGTTCTGCCCGTAGAACTCCTGCAGCTGCGACAAGTCCTGGATGATCAGGTAGCACTTGATCCCGTAGCCGGCCACAAAAGCCAGCGACTCCTGCATGATGTCGAGCTTGCCCAGGCTCGGGAACTCGTCGAGCATCATCAGCAGGCGGTGCTTGTAGTGAGCCTTGGGCCGGCCGTCCTCGAAGTCCATCTTGTCGGCCAGCAGGCGTACGATCATGTTCACCAGGATGCGCACCAGCGGGCGCAGGCGCGCCTTGTCGTTGGGCTGGGTGATGATGAACAGGCTGACCGGGTCTTCGTGGTTCATCAGGTCGCGGATCTTGAACTCCGAGCGGGCGACATTACGCGCCACAATCGGATCGCGAAACAGCGACAGGTACGATTTGGCCGTGGACAGCACCGAGCCGGCCTCTTCCGCCGGCCGATCGAGCATGTCGCGTGCAGCAGACCCCACCAGCGGGTGGTTCTCACCATTGAGGTGCCCGTAGTGAGTCATTTCCTCCCACAGCTCACTGATCGGCCGCGATGGGTCGGCAAGCATGGCGTCCAGAGCCGGTAGGCTGGCCACGCCACCCTCATCCAGCGAGCGGTAGCACAGGTGCAGGATGCAGCCGACCAGCATCGCCTGGGAAGTCTTTTGCCAGTGGTCGTTGAGGCCCTTGCCGTCCGGGTCGACGATCAGCGTCGCCAGGTTCTGTACGTCACCCACCTCGAACTCGGTACCAAGGCGGATTTCCTCCAGCGGGTTCCAGCCTACGCAGCCGTTTGCCGTGGCCGGCTCGAAGCGCAGCACCCGGTTGCCGGCATGCTTCTGCCGCCAGCCGGCGGTCAGCGCCCATAGCTCGCCCTTGAGGTCGGTAATCACTGCGCTGTGCTTCCACGACAGCAAGGTCGGGATCACCAGGCCGACGCCCTTGCCGCTGCGGGTCGGGGCGAATGTAAGGATGTGCTCTGGGCCGTTATGACGCAGGTAATGCAGCTTGTTACGCTTGTCCAGCCAGGCCCCCACATATACGCCCTCGTCAGCCAGCAAGCCGGCACTCTCGATGTCCTTGCGCTCGCCCCAACGCGCCGAACCATGCAGGAACGCGTTGGCCCTCGCGCTGTTGCTGTTGATCAGGCGGATGATCATCACCGCCATCATGCCCACGCCGCTGACCAGCATGCCAAGGGAGCCGGCGCGCATCAGCGAGTCCTGATACTGGCCCGACCAGTTGGCGGCCCAAACCAGGATCATCCACGGTGCATATACGCCGTTGAGATTGGCGCCCAGTGCGGTGTGGTACTGAAACAGGTAGGCGAAGTACTGGGTCGCAGTGGCCAGGCCGGCGAGCAGAAAGAAGATCGCCAGCAAAGCCTGCCAGGTACTGCCGCTGTTGCTTTGGCCACCGCGTATCTGCGGGCCGACGGCGTTATTGTGTTTCATCGGTTCGCTCCGTGAACGAAGGAATTGAAAAGTAAATACAGATTCAGGGCGACGAGTTGCGCGAGCGCCCAAGGTCCTGGGCATGACTGCGCCGCTGCGCTTCGGTCAGGGAGCGCTCGGCCTGGCGCTGCAGGTTCCACTGCTCGGCCAGTTCGGGCTGCTCGGCACGCAGGCGGCGCACCGCCAGTTCCTCGATGCGCGGACTGTAAAGGCCCATGCCGTGATGCAGTTCCTGCACCCGCTCGAGACGGCCCTGCAGTTGTAGCAGGCGCGCCTGGCAGCGCTGATTGCACTGCTCCCAGGTGGCGCGGGTCGAGGGTAATGCAAGCCAGCCCGGGCGGCCAGCCAGGTTCTGCTGCAGCTGCGCCTGCTGACGCTCCACCAGGCTTTCCAGGCGCTGCTCCAACGCTTGGGCCTGTTCGGCCTTCTGTTCGACGTACTCGCCCAAGGCCTGGGTATAACGCGCCTGCACCGGGCTGCCTTCGAGCAGGGCGGTCTGCTCGGTCGCCAGCGCCTGGGCCTGAGCTTCAAAGGCCTGCCCGGCGTCTTCGAGCCGGGTCCTGGCCTTGTTCGGATTGTCCATGGGCACCTGCTTCATATCAGGAATAAATAACCGGCCTTGGCCATCGGGATGCGGATCAACCAAAGCGCCAGCAAATGCAGGGGGTAGTAGCCGTAGAACAGCCAACGCCAGCGTGGCAGCTTCGGTTGCAACCAACCGGCCCCCAGCAGCAGGGGCAGGGCGGCGAACGCCCAGGCGTTGCCATTGATCGGTGACAGCGCCGCCAACGAAACCACGACCCCCACGCCAGCCATGGCATTCGGACGCCGCACGTACCAGCCCACGCTCAGCCCCAACAGCACGGCTGGCCACCAGAATTCCACCAGCGCTCCGCCGACCACGAACACGCACAGCGCGACAGCCCAGTAATGTGCTTGCCCGGCCGCCGCACGCTCACAGGCAGCGGTGACCAAGGTGATTACCAGCAGGGTAAAGAGAATGTTCAGCGGATAGGCGCCATACAGCAGCCCACCCAGCGCAATGAACGGCGGTGTCGCCAACACACCGAACAGACACAGGCGCATCGCGGTGCGGCGGTAGGCGCCGTTTGCCCCGACACCCGGGCGCGCCAGATTGCAGGCGAGCACCATCACGAACAGCGGCATGGCCAACCGCCCGGCCTCGAACAGGTACGGCAAGGTCTCGTTGAACAGGTACTTGTTGACGTGGTCGCCGGTCATCAACAGCAACGCCAGCCATTTCAATGCCTCCAAGGCACCGTCAGCCAATTGCAGGCGGGGCAGGGCGAAGGTCTTCTGCCCTTGTTGCACTGCAATTTCACCAACCAGAGGACGCTCACTCACCGGCGCATCGCCTGGGGCGGGCTCACGTCCAACGTGACATCGAGCGTCTTCAGACCTTTGTTGTCCCCGGGGCCGTCGAAACGCACCGAGAAACGCATTGTGTCGCTCATTGCATATCCCTATTAATCACACCGCTGTTTTGGCGGGGTGAGCTTTCCGAAACAAATTCCAAATCATCATCAGGCACTTGGCTTGTTCAGCGTCACGATCAAATCATGGACCCCGTCACCGGCACCATTGATGAAGGCGCTCAGGAAAGCATCACTCTTGTGTAGCAATGGGGAACCCTTCAACGTGTCGCCTGCCGCACGGATGGCGAGTGCACCAAAGCTTTCACCCATATCAGAAACACTCTGTGCGCGAGCAGCAGGATCGTCGTACGGTTTCTTGAACCAGGTTGCAATCTGGTACTCGACGTTCTGCGACTGGAAGGCGCGGTTCAGGTGATCGGCCAAGGCGAAAAGCGTTTCTTTGGCCTGCGTCGAATCGACATCATTGGCTTTCAGTACGGCCTCGACCCGCTTGCCGGCCGCCTCGATCAGGTCCTCGTGGGTGTAACCCTGCATTGGGGGGAAAACGCCCTCAGGCAGTTTCATGCCAGGTGTATAAGGTTGGTACTGGCCTTGATTGTCTTGCATGAAAATCTCCTTGGCTTGAAGCGCAGACGGAAAGGCAGGCAATAGCATGCAGGCTCCCAGCACGACAGGGATGAGCGAGCCCAGGCGCAACCGCGACCAGAGGCTCTCGGCGCGGCAACAAGCGTTGCCGAAAATGGATGTATTCGCACCGATGGCGGTACCGTTCACTCCCTGTCTCCCTGAACACGCCTCTCGGCAAATCCCTGTTTAATGTGGTCGCGGCTCCTGCCGCCTAGTGTAAAACGGCGAAGAATACCGAGATAGCTGTAACCAGGCGAAGTTCATCCCGGTAACTCAGCGCCGCATGGCATTGGCCAATACAGGGCTTAGCTCCATTTTCGGAGCTAGGGTGCCGGCCAGATCGCCGATACCTTTGTCATGCACGATGGCGGTGCTCTTGCCCACCTGGAAGTTGCGGCTCGGGTCAACATCGCGGCGGTCATGAATGACGAACTGGTCGGTCTGGCCGACCTTCTGCAGGATGTGATGCTCGTCCATGTCGACAACCATTCCGCTGGTGGCTTTGCGCCCGGTTTGCGAGGCTTCGCCAACGCTGGCCGACGGGTTGAGGCCAAGGGCCTTCTCTTCCATGGCCTTGAACGAGTCGCTGCGTTGCTGCGCCTGGGGGTCTTGCTGCTGACGCTGTTTGAGATCCTTGGGGACTGGCACAGGTTGCAGGTTCAGGCTGCTGATGAAGCTTTGATCAGGTCGCGAACCTGTCATCGTGTTGGCCATGTCCTGGCTCTGCTGGGTGGCAGCCTGCCGGTACTTGGCCAATTCCTGTTCGAATGAATCTGCCCGTGCTTCCTGCCGCTCGGAACGGCTGCGCAAGCCGAGGTACTCGGATGCACGATCCTTGAGCTGGGAGCCTTTTTCGGCGAACCAGCTTCCAACCGACTCGGCGCCCCGTTGAATGCCACTCTTGCTCAAGGAGTTGTCATTCTCGAAAATGATTCCCCGGCCATTCGTCTGGTGGTCGAAAGGATGGGCCTGGCGATCAAAGATATTGATCGTGCCGCGCTCCATCGGGAAGGGTGTGTTATCGACAGTCTGAAAGGCGCCGTCAGCGCCACGGGTGAACGCGTCCTTGCCGTTGATCAACCGCGAATCGATCAGCGCCTCCTGGACTTTCTCCGGGCTCTTGATCACTTCGTTGTACTGACCGATGCGCTGCAAGTCTTCCTGCTGCATCGGCTTCATCTCGATGCCGGCCGATTGCAGGCGGTCATACATCACCGCCAGCGGGCCAGCCGCCAGTACGTCGTCCTTGTAGCCACCGCCAACTTGCGAATGGGCACCTGCGAATTTCAACTCCTCGATACGCGAATTGTCGTCATTGCGCAGGGCGCTGGTCAGGCGAAAGGTGTCACGGTACTCGTTCGCCGCCACCAGGTGCGTGGTCGAGTCGACGTTCTTGCCAATCTCCAGGTTCTTGCCCAGGTGGGTATCCGACATCGCGTTGCCGTAGGAAGCCACGGTATCGAAGATGCCCAGCTTGTTCACATGCGCCTGGCCGGGAGGAATCAGGAAGTCGCCGGTCGCCTTGCCCTGCTCATCCAGCTTGGGTACGCCGCGCTCGATGAATTCGTTGGCCAGTGCCCGGGACTGTGCGGCACCACGGCTGAAGCCGACGATATTCACGTCGATCTTCTGGTCTGGGTACTTGTTGTGGAAAGCAACGATGGCGTCGTACGCCTGGTCGATACGCTCCTGGCCACCCAACCCGGTGCCGCCCTCGAGTGCAGAGCGCGCCGAGGTCTTGCCCTGACTGCCAACCCCGTCGAAGTAGACCTTTTCCGATTGGCCGGAGCGCTCCTGGGCATCGTATTGCTGCGGGACATGCCCCGAATTCCGCGCCAAATTGGTGCCTTTGGCCGTATCCAGGTCGAATAGCCGGGCTACGTTGGTTTGTGTACCCTCAGGTGTATTCAGGTCCTTGTTGTTGCCGGTGCCGTCGAAATACACCGTGAAGCGCAATGCATCGCCCATGTCATATCCCTATGAAGTGCCACGTGGCTAAAACGTAAATCCACCGGCGCGTCGCCGCGCCGACGTTCCCTCAGGAGCTCTTTTTGTTCAAGGTCACGATAAGGTCATGGACGCCATCACCGGCTGCACCGATGTAGGCTTTGTAGAACTCCTTGCCCTTGAGCAATAACGGCGAGCCACTCAGCGAGTCGGCTGCCGCGTCGACGGCTGCACCGCCAAAATCTTCACCCATTCGCTCGACGCTACGGGCTCGTGCGGACGGGTCGTCATAAGGCTTCTGATACCAGCTGGCTACCTGGTACTCGACGCCTTCCTTCTCGAACTGCGTGTTCAGGTGAGACGCCAGAGCAATCAACGACTCACGCATCAGGGTCGGATCGATACCCTGCTCCTTCATGAGCGCCTCCACACGCACCTGGGCTGCCGCGATGAGGTCTGCATGGGTGTAGCCGGGCATGGGCGGAAACACACCATCAGGCAACTTCATGCCCGGGGTGTAGGGTTGATAATGGCCTTGATTGTCTTGCATGGAAATCTCCTTGGCTTGAAGCGAAGATGAAGTGGCAGGCAGGAGCACACAAGCCCCCAGCGCCAAAGGGATGAGCGAGCCCAGACGCAGCCGCGACCAGATACTCTTGGAGCAGCAACAGACGTTACCCGAACTGGGCGCTTTTGCATCGATGGTTGTTCCGTTCAATCTCTGTCTCCCAAGTCGTTCAGCGGGTATTTAATGTTGTAGTGGCGCAACTCAATACTCCTTGCGTCGGGCGAAAAATACCGAGAGGCTGCAACCGGCGCCGCTGGTGGACTGGAACAGGATTTCTGCTTACCACAGGTTACGATTAGGCTACGGACACCGCCTTCAACACCATGGGTGGTTGCCCCCCTCGTCTCGTTCACTCAGCGCCGCATGCTATGGGCCAACGCTGGACCCAGTTCCATTTTCGGGGCAAGGGTGGCAGCCAGATCTCCGATACCTTTGTCATGCGCGATCGCGGTGCTCTTGCCCACCTGGAATGTGCGGTTCGGATCGATATCGCGGCGGTCATGTATGACGAACTGGTCGGTCTGGCCGACTTTCTGCAAGATGTGATGTTCGTTCATGTCGACAACCACCCCGCTGGTGGTCTTGCACCCGGTTTGCGCAGCTTCGCCAACACTGGCCGACGGGTTGAGGCTATGGACCTTCTCTTCCATAGCCTTGAACGAGTCGCTGCGTTGCTGTGCCTTGGAGTCTTGCTGCTGAGCTTGTTTGAAGCCCGTAGGGATTGGCACGGGTTGCAGACCAAGCCCTTCAATAGCGCTGCTATCGGGTCGAGAACTGCTCATTGATTTTTGCAGTTCTGCGACTTGGTTCACTGCTTTGGCCTGTTCCATTCGTTGCAGTTGAGCATCAAAGCCATTTTGATGGTATGCCTCTTTACCCGCAGCTCGGCTGTTCACACCAAAGAATTCGGCTGCGATGTCCTTGAGTTTTGCCGCCGCATCACGGAACCATGCACCCACCGATTCAACACCGCGCTGGATGCCCAACCTGCTCAGCGAATCATCGTTCTCAAACACCACACCCCGGCCATTGGTAGCATGTTCGAAAGGACGGGTCTGGCGATCAAAGACATTGATAGTACCGCGCTCCATCAGGAAAGGCGTATTGTTCACCACCTGGTATGAGCCATCGGTGCCACGGGTAAATGCTTCTTTACCGTTGATCAACCGTGAATCGATCAGCGCTTCCTGAATCTTTTCGGGGCTCTGGATAATCTCGTTGTACTGACCGACGCGTTGCACGTCTTCCTGCTGCATCGGTTTCATCTCGATGCCAGCCGATTTCAGACGGTCATACATCAGCGCGAGCGGCCCGGCCGCCAGCACATCATCTTTGTAACCACCACCCACCTGCGAATGTGCACCCGCGAACTGGATCTCCTCGATGCGCGAGTTGTCGTCGTTGCGCAAGGCGCTGGTCAAGCGGA encodes the following:
- a CDS encoding TraX family protein translates to MSERPLVGEIAVQQGQKTFALPRLQLADGALEALKWLALLLMTGDHVNKYLFNETLPYLFEAGRLAMPLFVMVLACNLARPGVGANGAYRRTAMRLCLFGVLATPPFIALGGLLYGAYPLNILFTLLVITLVTAACERAAAGQAHYWAVALCVFVVGGALVEFWWPAVLLGLSVGWYVRRPNAMAGVGVVVSLAALSPINGNAWAFAALPLLLGAGWLQPKLPRWRWLFYGYYPLHLLALWLIRIPMAKAGYLFLI
- a CDS encoding IncP plasmid survival protein KfrC family protein; translated protein: MDNPNKARTRLEDAGQAFEAQAQALATEQTALLEGSPVQARYTQALGEYVEQKAEQAQALEQRLESLVERQQAQLQQNLAGRPGWLALPSTRATWEQCNQRCQARLLQLQGRLERVQELHHGMGLYSPRIEELAVRRLRAEQPELAEQWNLQRQAERSLTEAQRRSHAQDLGRSRNSSP
- the traF gene encoding conjugative transfer signal peptidase TraF, which produces MRRPLSVAALLAILGLLLLPLVLNGGARINITSSFPPGIYWVVDKTPEKGDLVMFCPPRRAVFDLAHARGYLSSGPCPGGYMRMIKRLVAVPGDEVLIAAEGVSVNGQLQARSEPLSTDPSGRSMPHPASVHFRLAEGEVLMLSDYSRLSFDGRYFGAVPQVQLDEVIRPWLVWNSSPR
- a CDS encoding phospholipase effector Tle1 domain-containing protein, producing the protein MGDAMRFTVYFDGTGNNKDLDTPEGTQTNVARLFELDTAKGTNLARNSGQTPQQYDAQDRSGQSEKVYFDGVGSQGKTSPRSALERGTGLGGQERIEQAYDAIVAFHNKYPDKKVDVNIVGFSRGAAQSRALANEFIERGVPKLDEQGKPTGDFLIPPGQAHVNKLGIFDTVASYGNAMSDTHLGKNLEISKNIDSTTHLVAANEYRDTFRLTSALRNDDNSRIEEIQFAGAHSQVGGGYKDDVLAAGPLALMYDRLKSAGIEMKPMQQEDVQRVGQYNEIIQSPEKIQEALIDSRLINGKEAFTRGTDGSYQVVNNTPFLMERGTINVFDRQTRPFEHATNGRGVVFENDDSLSRLGIQRGVESVGAWFRDAAAKLKDIAAEFFGVNSRAAGKEAYHQNGFDAQLQRMEQAKAVNQVAELQKSMSSSRPDSSAIEGLGLQPVPIPTGFKQAQQQDSKAQQRSDSFKAMEEKVHSLNPSASVGEAAQTGCKTTSGVVVDMNEHHILQKVGQTDQFVIHDRRDIDPNRTFQVGKSTAIAHDKGIGDLAATLAPKMELGPALAHSMRR
- a CDS encoding type IV secretory system conjugative DNA transfer family protein, which codes for MKHNNAVGPQIRGGQSNSGSTWQALLAIFFLLAGLATATQYFAYLFQYHTALGANLNGVYAPWMILVWAANWSGQYQDSLMRAGSLGMLVSGVGMMAVMIIRLINSNSARANAFLHGSARWGERKDIESAGLLADEGVYVGAWLDKRNKLHYLRHNGPEHILTFAPTRSGKGVGLVIPTLLSWKHSAVITDLKGELWALTAGWRQKHAGNRVLRFEPATANGCVGWNPLEEIRLGTEFEVGDVQNLATLIVDPDGKGLNDHWQKTSQAMLVGCILHLCYRSLDEGGVASLPALDAMLADPSRPISELWEEMTHYGHLNGENHPLVGSAARDMLDRPAEEAGSVLSTAKSYLSLFRDPIVARNVARSEFKIRDLMNHEDPVSLFIITQPNDKARLRPLVRILVNMIVRLLADKMDFEDGRPKAHYKHRLLMMLDEFPSLGKLDIMQESLAFVAGYGIKCYLIIQDLSQLQEFYGQNESITSNCHIQNAYPPNRVETAEHLSKLTGQTTIVKEQITTSGRRSSALLGQVSRTIQEVQRPLLTTDEALRMPGPRKDSQGNIEEAGDMVVYCAGYPAFYGKQPLYFQDPIFLARAKVPAPRESDRTIDIRGSATPA
- a CDS encoding phospholipase effector Tle1 domain-containing protein, which produces MGDALRFTVYFDGTGNNKDLNTPEGTQTNVARLFDLDTAKGTNLARNSGHVPQQYDAQERSGQSEKVYFDGVGSQGKTSARSALEGGTGLGGQERIDQAYDAIVAFHNKYPDQKIDVNIVGFSRGAAQSRALANEFIERGVPKLDEQGKATGDFLIPPGQAHVNKLGIFDTVASYGNAMSDTHLGKNLEIGKNVDSTTHLVAANEYRDTFRLTSALRNDDNSRIEELKFAGAHSQVGGGYKDDVLAAGPLAVMYDRLQSAGIEMKPMQQEDLQRIGQYNEVIKSPEKVQEALIDSRLINGKDAFTRGADGAFQTVDNTPFPMERGTINIFDRQAHPFDHQTNGRGIIFENDNSLSKSGIQRGAESVGSWFAEKGSQLKDRASEYLGLRSRSERQEARADSFEQELAKYRQAATQQSQDMANTMTGSRPDQSFISSLNLQPVPVPKDLKQRQQQDPQAQQRSDSFKAMEEKALGLNPSASVGEASQTGRKATSGMVVDMDEHHILQKVGQTDQFVIHDRRDVDPSRNFQVGKSTAIVHDKGIGDLAGTLAPKMELSPVLANAMRR
- a CDS encoding carbonic anhydrase yields the protein MPIKDPSKVVPQVPAESADAALKHIVDGFLRFHHDVFPEQQELFKKLATAQTPRAMFITCADSRIVPELITQSSPGDLFVTRNVGNVVPPYGQMNGGVSSAIEYAVLALKVHHIIVCGHSDCGAMRAVLNPQSLTKMPTVSAWLRHAEVARTVVENNCSCGSEHETMQVLTKENVIAQLHHLRTHPSVASRLAAGELFIHGWVYDIETSKIEAYDAASDSFLPLAAGEPVPCATPRGRY